The Phaeobacter gallaeciensis DSM 26640 genomic sequence ATGCGCGTCCATCCGACGGCCATTGTCAGCCCAAAGGCCAAGATCCATCCGAGTGTCGAAATCGGCCCCTTCTCGATCGTTCATGACAACGTCGAAATTGGCGCGGGGACCAACATCGGAAGCAATTGTGAGCTGGGCGTCTCAACCCGTCTGGGGGATGGCTCTCCGTTGCGCATCGGGGAAGGGACGACAATCCGCTCCCATAGCGTTTTCTACGAAAGCTCAAGCTTCGGTGACGGTCTGGTGACCGGGCATCGGGTCACGGTGCGCGAGCTCACCCAGGCTGGACGCGGGTTTCAGATTGGCACGCTGAGCGATATCCAGGGTCATTGCACAGTTGGCGACTACGTGCGGCTGCACAGCAATGTGCACATCGGACAAAAGAGCGTCGTTGAAGACTACGTTTGGATCTTTCCCTACGTAGTGTTGACCAATGACCCGCATCCGCCGAGCGAGGTCTTGCTTGGCGCGCGGATCAAATCATTTGCGGTGATCGCCACGATGACCACTGTTCTGCCCGGGGTCACTGTCGGGGAGGGGGCGCTGGTCGGGGCATGCAGTGCCGTCACCAAAGATGTTGCAGACCACCGGATCGCGGTTGGCAACCCCGCCGTTGACCGGGGAGATGCCAATCGGGTTCGCCTGAAAGATGGCACTGACCGGGCAGCTTATCCTTGGAAATCTCATTTTCACCGAGGATACCCCGAGGCCGTCGTTGCCGAGTGGATGGCGTCATTGCCCGAGGCCTGATGGGGTTGCGGGCCGTTTAAAGTCCGTGGGTTGGTTCCTAGGTCTTGCTAACTTCGTGCTGCAGACGTTGCTTGGCCACCTCAGCATTGCGCAGGGCGCGCTGATGGTCAGTCAGGGCCTGTTTTACATAGTCCAGATGAGTTTCAACAGCGGCCCGTGCTGCCGACGGGTCGCGGGCCTGTAGCGCGGTGTTGATGGCGCTGTGCTGGGCCAATAGGGCATCGCGCGTGGTGTGCTGCTGGAACATAACGCGACGATTATAGAAAACACCTTCACGCAGCAGCTCGAACATAGAGCGCATCATATGCAGCATGACCACATTGTGGCTCGCGTCCATAATTGCGGAATGGAACTGGGCGTCGAGCGCGGCAGCCTCTTCCGAGATGGCGGGATCACCGGCCTGCTCCATCTTGTCAAAAATCGTCTGGATCACCTCCAAATCATAGTCGGATCCATATTTGGCGGCGCGCTCGGCGGCTAGCCCTTCCATATCTCGGCGAAAGCTGAGGTAGTCGAAAACCGCCTCGTCATGGCTCGCAAACAACTGTACCAAGGCCGGGGAAAACGCAGAGCCAAGCACATCGGCAACAAACACTCCGGCGCCAGCCCGCGAGACCAACAGGCCACGGTCCTGCAATTCGGCCAGCGCATCGCGCAAGGAGGGCCGTGATACCCCCAGACGCTCCGCCAACTCCCGCTCGGCTGGGAGCCTTTCGCCGGGTGTGAGAATTCCGCGCAGG encodes the following:
- a CDS encoding acyltransferase, producing MRVHPTAIVSPKAKIHPSVEIGPFSIVHDNVEIGAGTNIGSNCELGVSTRLGDGSPLRIGEGTTIRSHSVFYESSSFGDGLVTGHRVTVRELTQAGRGFQIGTLSDIQGHCTVGDYVRLHSNVHIGQKSVVEDYVWIFPYVVLTNDPHPPSEVLLGARIKSFAVIATMTTVLPGVTVGEGALVGACSAVTKDVADHRIAVGNPAVDRGDANRVRLKDGTDRAAYPWKSHFHRGYPEAVVAEWMASLPEA
- a CDS encoding FadR/GntR family transcriptional regulator; the encoded protein is MPFQKVQPEKLSASVVRQIEQFILRGILTPGERLPAERELAERLGVSRPSLRDALAELQDRGLLVSRAGAGVFVADVLGSAFSPALVQLFASHDEAVFDYLSFRRDMEGLAAERAAKYGSDYDLEVIQTIFDKMEQAGDPAISEEAAALDAQFHSAIMDASHNVVMLHMMRSMFELLREGVFYNRRVMFQQHTTRDALLAQHSAINTALQARDPSAARAAVETHLDYVKQALTDHQRALRNAEVAKQRLQHEVSKT